From Cygnus atratus isolate AKBS03 ecotype Queensland, Australia chromosome 1, CAtr_DNAZoo_HiC_assembly, whole genome shotgun sequence, the proteins below share one genomic window:
- the FRS2 gene encoding fibroblast growth factor receptor substrate 2 — MGSCCSCPDKETVPDNHRNKFKVINVDDDGNELGSGIMELTDTELILYTRKRDSVKWHYLCLRRYGYDSNLFSFESGRRCQTGQGIFAFKCARAEELFNMLQEIMQNNSINVVEEPVVERNNHQTELEAPRTPRTPTTPGFNAQSLPNGYPRYPSFGDASSHPSSRHPSVGSARLPSVGEESTHPLLVAEEQVHTYVNTTGVQEERKNRSSVHAPLESKLSNTETTKVKEDQICTDDKDAQVLLEPEGVKFVLGPTPVQRQLMEREKLEQLGRDQVSGSSTNNTEWDTGYDSDERRETPSGNKLVYENINRLSIPSASGVRRGRLTSTSTSDTQNINNSAQRRTALLNYENLPSLPPVWEARKLSRDEDDSLGPKTPSLNGYHNNLDPMHNYVNTENVTVPASAHKIEFTRRRDCTPTVFNFDIRRPSLEHRQLNYIQVDLEGGSDSDNPQTPKTPTTPLPQTPTRRTELYAVIDIERTAAMSSLQKALPRDDGTSRKTRHNSTDLPM; from the exons ATGGGTAGCTGTTGTAGCTGTCCAGATAAAGAAACTGTCCCAGATAACCATCGAAACAAGTTTAAG GTTATTAACGTGGATGATGATGGTAATGAGCTGGGTTCTGGCATAATGGAACTTACCGATACAGAACTAATTTTGTACACCCGTAAAAGGGACTCTGTAAAATGGCACTACCTCTGTCTCCGTCGCTATGGCTATGACtcaaatcttttctcttttgaaagtGGTCGAAGATGTCAAACTGGACAAG GAATCTTTGCCTTTAAATGTGCCCGTGCAGAAGAGCTATTTAATATGTTGCAAGAGATAATGCAGAATAATAGCATAAATGTGGTAGAAGAACCAGTAGTAGAAAGGAATAACCATCAGACTGAGTTGGAAGCTCCAAGAACCCCTCGAACGCCTACCA CTCCTGGGTTCAATGCACAAAGTTTACCTAACGGCTATCCCAGATACCCATCTTTTGGAGATGCTTCATCACATCCTTCCAGCAGGCATCCTTCTGTCGGAAGTGCACGCCTCCCCTCTGTCGGTGAAGAATCAACACATCCTCTACTTGTAGCAGAGGAACAA gtgCACACTTACGTCAACACTACTGGGGTacaagaggagagaaaaaatcgATCAAGTGTGCATGCGCCACTGGAATCAAAGctttcaaacactgaaacaactAAAGTGAAAGAAGATCAGATTTGTACTGATGACAAAGATGCTCAGGTTCTCCTGGAGCCTGAAGGAGTCAAGTTTGTTTTAGGACCAACACCTGTTCAAAGGCAGTTaatggaaagagagaaactggAGCAACTTGGGAGAGACCAAGTTAGCGGCAGCAGCACAAACAACACTGAATGGGACACTGGATACGACAGTGATGAACGTAGAGAAACACCATCTGGTAACAAATTGGtgtatgaaaatataaataggTTATCAATCCCTAGTGCCTCAGGGGTCAGAAGAGGTCGTTTGACATCAACCAGTACCTCAGATACCCAGAACATTAACAACTCTGCTCAGAGGAGAACTGCGCTGTTGAACTATGAGAACTTGCCATCCTTGCCTCCTGTTTGGGAAGCCCGCAAGCTGAGTAGAGATGAAGATGACAGTTTAGGACCAAAGACCCCATCTTTGAATGGCTACCACAATAACCTAGATCCAATGCATAATTACGTCAATACGGAGAATGTAACAGTACCAGCAAGTGCTCACAAAATAGAATTTACACGACGTCGGGACTGTACCCCAACAGTCTTTAACTTTGACATTAGGCGTCCAAGTTTAGAACACAGGCAGCTCAACTATATACAGGTTGACTTGGAAGGTGGTAGTGACTCCGACAACCCTCAGACTCCAAAAACCCCCACCACTCCACTTCCGCAAACTCCAACCAGGCGCACAGAGCTGTATGCTGTGATAGACATTGAACGAACTGCTGCTATGTCAAGCTTGCAAAAAGCACTGCCCCGAGATGATGGTACTTCTAGGAAAACTAGACATAACAGTACTGACCTGCCTATGTGA